From Acanthopagrus latus isolate v.2019 chromosome 22, fAcaLat1.1, whole genome shotgun sequence, the proteins below share one genomic window:
- the LOC119013024 gene encoding uncharacterized protein LOC119013024 isoform X2, which produces MLEDDGQSNPRLQHSPTNRLRPAPTFDQSRRRNVGRSRAKSERSRGKPRRFAVTAVVFETEFEATNEKSWTASEMATSSKSHKAMADSEWMSRLRKFASSGVWPAGEGNRPAPRQKKWFALYQMIERCPMQRPGQRSLFGQERQCVCHFHTQRGSVGPQSAAAAAAGSVPGSVGPQSAAAAGSVPGSVGPQSAAAAGSVPGSVGPQSAAAAGSVPGSVGPQSAAAAGSVPGSVGPQSAAAAAAAGSVPGSVGPQSAAAGQQSAAVGQVTAGHKQRLLNLSMFTKPRFGGAHVAAAKPNLSRARKATETQVVSPTKSCTSSPASIAVSSPDIVTDAPGPVPVLSTTAVCATVTAAQPRTETSLQLPRLWSEGLPPADHKWIEKYVLKMGPRGKLELQDNLKLWYYPPQPSPLYHQAPAPDRFFAHPLLVWMPYKLWKVRVVCPNPACGRHQLTGAGLHKRARRVLDVDRIYNMVTETLTCTKCRANHVSWSQTVLKQLDLAHRSEFRVILTQKFACDIRVIRLLRERGLGNSPTRVLKQLRENHTEEWLHRVARYTTECVDFLQRPGLLPMAFPEPPEPAVVPSCKWLLSVYSQDILTRLEDIKARITSIYGNILKMDSTKKITKKLAGTAKGTALWLTSVGNEYGQILMSVLTAQEGTGLDMMAADLVKRYQQAGVDPPVILYVDCGCCAEAVETKLKVRFSGWPDLTVRLDIWHFMRRLALGCTTDAHQLYPVFMSRLSSCLFEWDAADLALLREAKKQQLQSQGRPCLTDGDISRHLSREELALHCRRRTRGEETTTKLLEELLQGLMGDSGNDSLGVPLFDRERMQHIWHVQKKHIKCIQDLPGVALYTKTGELTKGGLRLPTYRCARGSTSLESFHLHLNRFIPGTSANSLNFQAYLLEGLHRWNQDRGSAALSTTPSPLRSYSGDLLHCVNKNFETLFGKKVAPEFCPPSRYTGELIGLQYLFRQTGQALQDMHPDSEETAELIEQHEDDVETDEGFADIPDDPTVADLEVPAASLTPAPSSSLVSTVSTLVITTSGMAPGTSTLSVGTSSAVFGSSTIDTALPPGTSVLAIRTSSMASGASIMPSTSSAEAGVDMQAEDEDMAVDDQNIPGYQHVDRLAEYLVKLREQTSLYLTNQQTSAIIALWEKLDEGDKQRVIYAARHQGRLLSGRFRTPKKPSQTPGVESTTRCMLGASSAPAQWPNCCRLVENIFIRLCDLHQGPVRKGKGADSRWSLILRDYHKIRQLVVGNSLVMQGSEIQLVEVNQNTLIQWHNSRQKRQELSVLLQGTVLPPALPESEEPLQEARALPAEPRSARHEHQYHLPESTAGQAQQRPTASSHPIMPKAPVKRLVLVMPPAPQIATATGQILPHFVTVALPAPVQGTNPQITEPNTTAESGPPPKRPYRRTVEANTCKRCGQFRTAETGHSQYRGRVYCPAFDTLTKQQWLEEMRKKFSK; this is translated from the exons AACGAGAAAAGTTGGACAGCAAGTGAAATG GCAACATCTTCCAAGTCCCACAAGGCGATGGCGGACTCAGAGTGGATGTCCCGCCTGAGGAAGTTTGCCAGCAGTGGCGTCTGGCCTGCAGGTGAGGGAAACAGGCCAGCTCCCAGGCAGAAGAAATGGTTTGCCCTCTATCAGATG ATCGAGAGATGTCCAATGCAGAGACCAGGACAGAGGTCTTTGTTTGGGCAagagaggcagtgtgtgtgtcattttcacaCGCAGAGG GGCTCTGTGGGgccacagagtgcagcagcagcagcagcaggttccgtCCCGGGCTCTGTAGGcccacagagtgcagcagcagcaggttccgtCCCGGGCTCTGTAGGcccacagagtgcagcagcagcaggttccgtCCCGGGCTCTGTAGGcccacagagtgcagcagcagcaggttccgtCCCGGGCTCTGTAGGcccacagagtgcagcagcagcaggttccgtCCCGGGCTCTGTAGGcccacagagtgcagcagcagcagcagcagcaggttccgtCCCGGGCTCTGTAGGcccacagagtgcagcagcaggccaGCAGAGTGCAGCCGTGGGACAAGTGACAGCCGGCCATAAACAGAGATTGTTAAATTTGTCAATG TTTACCAAGCCGAGATTTGGTGGCgctcatgttgctgctgcaaaGCCAAATCTGAGCAGAGCCAGAAAAGCAACAGAG ACCCAAGTCGTCAGCCCCACTAAATCATGCACCAGCTCCCCAGCCAGCATTGCTGTCTCA TCTCCAGACATTGTGACAGATGCTCCAGGTCCAGTGCCTGTCCTCAGCACCACAGCAGTGTGTGCCACCGTCACA GCTGCGCAACCCAGGACAGAGACATCACTTCAGCTGCCCCGTTTGTGGTCAGAGGGTTTGCCACCTGCAGACCACAAATGgattgaaaaatatgttttgaagaTGGGGCCCAGGGGAAAACTAGAGCTTCAAGACAACTTGAAGCTCTGGTACTATCCACCACAGCCAAGTCCCCTCTACCACCAGGCTCCTGCTCCAGACCGGTTTTTCGCCCACCCACTTCTTGTTTGGATGCCCTACAAACTGTGGAAGGTGAGGGTGGTCTGTCCCAACCCTGCCTGTGGACGCCACCAACTCACAGGAGCAGGACTGCACAAGAGGGCACGTCGGGTTCTGGATGTGGACAGGATCTACAACATGGTGACAGAGACTCTAACCTGCACCAAGTGTAGAGCCAACCACGTGTCTTGGAGTCAGACTGTCCTGAAACAACTGGACTTGGCACACAGGTCGGAATTTCGGGTCATCCTAACACAAAA GTTTGCTTGTGATATCCGGGTGATCCGACTTCTGCGGGAGAGAGGCCTGGGGAACAGCCCTACACGGGTTTTGAAGCAGCTCAGGGAGAACCACACAGAGGAATGGCTTCACCGTGTGGCACGGTACACCACAGAGTGTGTGGACTTCCTCCAGCGGCCCGGACTGTTGCCCATGGCGTTCCCTGAGCCTCCAGAGCCTGCTGTGGTGCCGAGCTGTAAGTGGCTCCTCTCCGTTTACAGCCAGGATATTCTGACGAGGCTGGAGGACATCAAGGCCAGAATCACTTCCATCTATGGCAACATATTAAAGATGGATTCCACTAAGAAG ATCACCAAGAAGCTTGCCGGGACTGCCAAGGGCACAGCACTCTGGCTCACCTCAGTGGGAAATGAGTATGGTCAGATACTGATGAGTGTGCTGACTGCTCAGGAGGGAACTGGCCTGGACATGATGGCGGCGGATCTGGTCAAGCGGTACCAGCAGGCAGGTGTGGACCCCCCTGTCATCCTGTATGTGgactgtggctgctgtgctgAGGCGGTGGAGACCAAGTTGAAGGTCAGATTCAGTGGGTGGCCAGACCTGACAGTAAGGCTGGATATCTGGCACTTCATGCGCCGACTTGCACTGGGATGCACAACAGATGCTCATCAGCTGTACCCAGTTTTCATGTCGCGCCTATCATCATGCTTGTTTGAGTGGGATGCAGCTGATTTAGCTCTGTTGCgtgaagcaaaaaaacagcagcttcagtctcaGGGCCGGCCTTGTCTCACCGATGGggacatcagcagacacctgtCCAGGGAGGAGCTGGCTCTCCACTGCCGGAGGAGGACCCGTGGTGAGGAGACCACCACtaagctgctggaggagctgctgcaggggcTGATGGGTGATAGCGGGAACGACTCCCTTGGAGTTCCGCTGTTTGACAGGGAGAGGATGCAGCACATCTGGCATGTCCAGAAAAAGCACATCAAGTGCATCCAGGATCTGCCAGGTGTTGCTTTGTACACCAAAACAGGGGAACTCACAAAGGGAGGTTTGCGGCTACCGACGTACAGATGTGCCAGAGGCTCGACATCTTTGGAGTCCTTTCATCTCCATCTGAACCGCTTCATACCAG GGACCAGTGCCAACAGCCTGAATTTTCAGGCATACCTGCTGGAGGGACTCCATAGGTGGAACCAGGACCGCGGTAGTGCTGCGCTATCTACTACACCATCACCTTTACGCAGCTACTCGGGTGACCTGCTTCACTGCGTAAACAAAAACTTCGAGACGCTGTTTGGCAAGAAGGTGGCACCAGAGTTCTGTCCACCCTCACGTTACACTG GAGAGCTCATAGGGCTTCAGTATCTGTTCCGGCAGACTGGTCAGGCACTGCAGGACATGCACCCTGACTCAGAGGAGACTGCTGAGTTGATTGAACAGCACGAGGATGATGTGGAAACAGATGAGGGCTTCGCTGACATCCCAGACGACCCCACAGTGGCGGACCTGGAGGTCCCTGCAGCGTCTCTCACTCCTGCTCCCTCATCCAGTCTGGTGTCCACCGTCTCCACCCTGGTGATCACCACATCTGGCATGGCTCCTGGCACATCCACCCTGAGCGTGGGCACATCCTCAGCGGTTTTCGGCTCATCCACCATAGATACTG CCCTGCCTCCTGGAACATCAGTCCTGGCTATTCGCACATCTTCCATGGCCTCTGGTGCATCCATCATGCCCTCTACTTCATCTGCTGAGGCTGGAGTGGATATGCAGGCTGAAGATGAAGATatg gCTGTTGATGACCAAAATATTCCTGGATACCAGCACGTGGACAGACTGGCTGAGTATCTGGTGAAGCTGCGGGAGCAGACGTCTCTCTATCTCACCAACCAGCAGACCAGTGCCATTATAGCGCTGTGGGAGAAGCTGGACGAAGGTGACAAGCAGCGGGTGATTTATGCAGCACGACACCAGGGGAGACTTTTGAGTGGACGGTTCAGGACACCGAAGAAGCCCTCACAAACTCCTGGTGTGGAGAGCACCACCCGTTGCATGTTAGGTGCAAGTAGTGCTCCTGCTCAGTGGCCAAACTGTTGTCGGTTGGTGGAGAACATTTTTATTAGACTCTGTGATCTCCACCAAGGCCCAGTGAGGAAAGGCAAGGGGGCTGACTCAAGGTGGTCCTTAATTCTGAGAGACTACCACAAAATCAGGCAGCTTGTTGTTGGCAACTCTCTGGTGATGCAGGGATCAGAGATTCAGCTGGTGGAGGTGAATCAGAACACCCTCATCCAGTGGCACAACAGCAGGCAGAAGAGGCAGGAGCTCTCTGTGCTGCTTCAGGGTACTGTGTTGCCTCCAGCCCTTCCTGAGTCTGAGGAGCCTCTTCAGGAAGCGAGAGCTCTCCCTGCTGAGCCCAGGTCAGCTCGACACGAGCACCAGTACCACCTGCCGGAGAGCACAGCGGGTCAGGCACAACAGAGGCCGACAGCCTCTAGTCACCCCATCATGCCAAAGGCACCAGTGAAGAGGCTTGTGCTTGTCATGCCCCCAGCACCTCAGATCGCCACGGCAACAGGACAAATTCTTCCTCATTTTGTCACAGTGGCCCTTCCTGCACCGGTTCAGGGCACCAACCCTCAAATAACTGAGCCCAACACCACAGCGGAGTCTGGACCTCCACCAAAGAGGCCCTACAGGAGAACAGTGGAGGCAAACACCTGTAAAAGGTGTGGCCAGTTCCGCACTGCTGAGACTGGACACAGCCAGTACCGTGGCAGAGTGTATTGCCCTGCGTTTGATACACTCACCAAACAGCAGTGGttggaggaaatgaggaagaaatTCTCAAAATAA
- the LOC119013024 gene encoding uncharacterized protein LOC119013024 isoform X1 yields the protein MLEDDGQSNPRLQHSPTNRLRPAPTFDQSRRRNVGRSRAKSERSRGKPRRFAVTAVVFETEFEATNEKSWTASEMATSSKSHKAMADSEWMSRLRKFASSGVWPAGEGNRPAPRQKKWFALYQMIERCPMQRPGQRSLFGQERQCVCHFHTQRGSVGPQSAAVAGSVQGSVGPQSAAAAAAGSVPGSVGPQSAAAAGSVPGSVGPQSAAAAGSVPGSVGPQSAAAAGSVPGSVGPQSAAAAGSVPGSVGPQSAAAAAAAGSVPGSVGPQSAAAGQQSAAVGQVTAGHKQRLLNLSMFTKPRFGGAHVAAAKPNLSRARKATETQVVSPTKSCTSSPASIAVSSPDIVTDAPGPVPVLSTTAVCATVTAAQPRTETSLQLPRLWSEGLPPADHKWIEKYVLKMGPRGKLELQDNLKLWYYPPQPSPLYHQAPAPDRFFAHPLLVWMPYKLWKVRVVCPNPACGRHQLTGAGLHKRARRVLDVDRIYNMVTETLTCTKCRANHVSWSQTVLKQLDLAHRSEFRVILTQKFACDIRVIRLLRERGLGNSPTRVLKQLRENHTEEWLHRVARYTTECVDFLQRPGLLPMAFPEPPEPAVVPSCKWLLSVYSQDILTRLEDIKARITSIYGNILKMDSTKKITKKLAGTAKGTALWLTSVGNEYGQILMSVLTAQEGTGLDMMAADLVKRYQQAGVDPPVILYVDCGCCAEAVETKLKVRFSGWPDLTVRLDIWHFMRRLALGCTTDAHQLYPVFMSRLSSCLFEWDAADLALLREAKKQQLQSQGRPCLTDGDISRHLSREELALHCRRRTRGEETTTKLLEELLQGLMGDSGNDSLGVPLFDRERMQHIWHVQKKHIKCIQDLPGVALYTKTGELTKGGLRLPTYRCARGSTSLESFHLHLNRFIPGTSANSLNFQAYLLEGLHRWNQDRGSAALSTTPSPLRSYSGDLLHCVNKNFETLFGKKVAPEFCPPSRYTGELIGLQYLFRQTGQALQDMHPDSEETAELIEQHEDDVETDEGFADIPDDPTVADLEVPAASLTPAPSSSLVSTVSTLVITTSGMAPGTSTLSVGTSSAVFGSSTIDTALPPGTSVLAIRTSSMASGASIMPSTSSAEAGVDMQAEDEDMAVDDQNIPGYQHVDRLAEYLVKLREQTSLYLTNQQTSAIIALWEKLDEGDKQRVIYAARHQGRLLSGRFRTPKKPSQTPGVESTTRCMLGASSAPAQWPNCCRLVENIFIRLCDLHQGPVRKGKGADSRWSLILRDYHKIRQLVVGNSLVMQGSEIQLVEVNQNTLIQWHNSRQKRQELSVLLQGTVLPPALPESEEPLQEARALPAEPRSARHEHQYHLPESTAGQAQQRPTASSHPIMPKAPVKRLVLVMPPAPQIATATGQILPHFVTVALPAPVQGTNPQITEPNTTAESGPPPKRPYRRTVEANTCKRCGQFRTAETGHSQYRGRVYCPAFDTLTKQQWLEEMRKKFSK from the exons AACGAGAAAAGTTGGACAGCAAGTGAAATG GCAACATCTTCCAAGTCCCACAAGGCGATGGCGGACTCAGAGTGGATGTCCCGCCTGAGGAAGTTTGCCAGCAGTGGCGTCTGGCCTGCAGGTGAGGGAAACAGGCCAGCTCCCAGGCAGAAGAAATGGTTTGCCCTCTATCAGATG ATCGAGAGATGTCCAATGCAGAGACCAGGACAGAGGTCTTTGTTTGGGCAagagaggcagtgtgtgtgtcattttcacaCGCAGAGG GGCTCTGTGGGGCCACAGAGTGCAGCAGTAGCAGGTTCCGTCCAGGGCTCTGTGGGgccacagagtgcagcagcagcagcagcaggttccgtCCCGGGCTCTGTAGGcccacagagtgcagcagcagcaggttccgtCCCGGGCTCTGTAGGcccacagagtgcagcagcagcaggttccgtCCCGGGCTCTGTAGGcccacagagtgcagcagcagcaggttccgtCCCGGGCTCTGTAGGcccacagagtgcagcagcagcaggttccgtCCCGGGCTCTGTAGGcccacagagtgcagcagcagcagcagcagcaggttccgtCCCGGGCTCTGTAGGcccacagagtgcagcagcaggccaGCAGAGTGCAGCCGTGGGACAAGTGACAGCCGGCCATAAACAGAGATTGTTAAATTTGTCAATG TTTACCAAGCCGAGATTTGGTGGCgctcatgttgctgctgcaaaGCCAAATCTGAGCAGAGCCAGAAAAGCAACAGAG ACCCAAGTCGTCAGCCCCACTAAATCATGCACCAGCTCCCCAGCCAGCATTGCTGTCTCA TCTCCAGACATTGTGACAGATGCTCCAGGTCCAGTGCCTGTCCTCAGCACCACAGCAGTGTGTGCCACCGTCACA GCTGCGCAACCCAGGACAGAGACATCACTTCAGCTGCCCCGTTTGTGGTCAGAGGGTTTGCCACCTGCAGACCACAAATGgattgaaaaatatgttttgaagaTGGGGCCCAGGGGAAAACTAGAGCTTCAAGACAACTTGAAGCTCTGGTACTATCCACCACAGCCAAGTCCCCTCTACCACCAGGCTCCTGCTCCAGACCGGTTTTTCGCCCACCCACTTCTTGTTTGGATGCCCTACAAACTGTGGAAGGTGAGGGTGGTCTGTCCCAACCCTGCCTGTGGACGCCACCAACTCACAGGAGCAGGACTGCACAAGAGGGCACGTCGGGTTCTGGATGTGGACAGGATCTACAACATGGTGACAGAGACTCTAACCTGCACCAAGTGTAGAGCCAACCACGTGTCTTGGAGTCAGACTGTCCTGAAACAACTGGACTTGGCACACAGGTCGGAATTTCGGGTCATCCTAACACAAAA GTTTGCTTGTGATATCCGGGTGATCCGACTTCTGCGGGAGAGAGGCCTGGGGAACAGCCCTACACGGGTTTTGAAGCAGCTCAGGGAGAACCACACAGAGGAATGGCTTCACCGTGTGGCACGGTACACCACAGAGTGTGTGGACTTCCTCCAGCGGCCCGGACTGTTGCCCATGGCGTTCCCTGAGCCTCCAGAGCCTGCTGTGGTGCCGAGCTGTAAGTGGCTCCTCTCCGTTTACAGCCAGGATATTCTGACGAGGCTGGAGGACATCAAGGCCAGAATCACTTCCATCTATGGCAACATATTAAAGATGGATTCCACTAAGAAG ATCACCAAGAAGCTTGCCGGGACTGCCAAGGGCACAGCACTCTGGCTCACCTCAGTGGGAAATGAGTATGGTCAGATACTGATGAGTGTGCTGACTGCTCAGGAGGGAACTGGCCTGGACATGATGGCGGCGGATCTGGTCAAGCGGTACCAGCAGGCAGGTGTGGACCCCCCTGTCATCCTGTATGTGgactgtggctgctgtgctgAGGCGGTGGAGACCAAGTTGAAGGTCAGATTCAGTGGGTGGCCAGACCTGACAGTAAGGCTGGATATCTGGCACTTCATGCGCCGACTTGCACTGGGATGCACAACAGATGCTCATCAGCTGTACCCAGTTTTCATGTCGCGCCTATCATCATGCTTGTTTGAGTGGGATGCAGCTGATTTAGCTCTGTTGCgtgaagcaaaaaaacagcagcttcagtctcaGGGCCGGCCTTGTCTCACCGATGGggacatcagcagacacctgtCCAGGGAGGAGCTGGCTCTCCACTGCCGGAGGAGGACCCGTGGTGAGGAGACCACCACtaagctgctggaggagctgctgcaggggcTGATGGGTGATAGCGGGAACGACTCCCTTGGAGTTCCGCTGTTTGACAGGGAGAGGATGCAGCACATCTGGCATGTCCAGAAAAAGCACATCAAGTGCATCCAGGATCTGCCAGGTGTTGCTTTGTACACCAAAACAGGGGAACTCACAAAGGGAGGTTTGCGGCTACCGACGTACAGATGTGCCAGAGGCTCGACATCTTTGGAGTCCTTTCATCTCCATCTGAACCGCTTCATACCAG GGACCAGTGCCAACAGCCTGAATTTTCAGGCATACCTGCTGGAGGGACTCCATAGGTGGAACCAGGACCGCGGTAGTGCTGCGCTATCTACTACACCATCACCTTTACGCAGCTACTCGGGTGACCTGCTTCACTGCGTAAACAAAAACTTCGAGACGCTGTTTGGCAAGAAGGTGGCACCAGAGTTCTGTCCACCCTCACGTTACACTG GAGAGCTCATAGGGCTTCAGTATCTGTTCCGGCAGACTGGTCAGGCACTGCAGGACATGCACCCTGACTCAGAGGAGACTGCTGAGTTGATTGAACAGCACGAGGATGATGTGGAAACAGATGAGGGCTTCGCTGACATCCCAGACGACCCCACAGTGGCGGACCTGGAGGTCCCTGCAGCGTCTCTCACTCCTGCTCCCTCATCCAGTCTGGTGTCCACCGTCTCCACCCTGGTGATCACCACATCTGGCATGGCTCCTGGCACATCCACCCTGAGCGTGGGCACATCCTCAGCGGTTTTCGGCTCATCCACCATAGATACTG CCCTGCCTCCTGGAACATCAGTCCTGGCTATTCGCACATCTTCCATGGCCTCTGGTGCATCCATCATGCCCTCTACTTCATCTGCTGAGGCTGGAGTGGATATGCAGGCTGAAGATGAAGATatg gCTGTTGATGACCAAAATATTCCTGGATACCAGCACGTGGACAGACTGGCTGAGTATCTGGTGAAGCTGCGGGAGCAGACGTCTCTCTATCTCACCAACCAGCAGACCAGTGCCATTATAGCGCTGTGGGAGAAGCTGGACGAAGGTGACAAGCAGCGGGTGATTTATGCAGCACGACACCAGGGGAGACTTTTGAGTGGACGGTTCAGGACACCGAAGAAGCCCTCACAAACTCCTGGTGTGGAGAGCACCACCCGTTGCATGTTAGGTGCAAGTAGTGCTCCTGCTCAGTGGCCAAACTGTTGTCGGTTGGTGGAGAACATTTTTATTAGACTCTGTGATCTCCACCAAGGCCCAGTGAGGAAAGGCAAGGGGGCTGACTCAAGGTGGTCCTTAATTCTGAGAGACTACCACAAAATCAGGCAGCTTGTTGTTGGCAACTCTCTGGTGATGCAGGGATCAGAGATTCAGCTGGTGGAGGTGAATCAGAACACCCTCATCCAGTGGCACAACAGCAGGCAGAAGAGGCAGGAGCTCTCTGTGCTGCTTCAGGGTACTGTGTTGCCTCCAGCCCTTCCTGAGTCTGAGGAGCCTCTTCAGGAAGCGAGAGCTCTCCCTGCTGAGCCCAGGTCAGCTCGACACGAGCACCAGTACCACCTGCCGGAGAGCACAGCGGGTCAGGCACAACAGAGGCCGACAGCCTCTAGTCACCCCATCATGCCAAAGGCACCAGTGAAGAGGCTTGTGCTTGTCATGCCCCCAGCACCTCAGATCGCCACGGCAACAGGACAAATTCTTCCTCATTTTGTCACAGTGGCCCTTCCTGCACCGGTTCAGGGCACCAACCCTCAAATAACTGAGCCCAACACCACAGCGGAGTCTGGACCTCCACCAAAGAGGCCCTACAGGAGAACAGTGGAGGCAAACACCTGTAAAAGGTGTGGCCAGTTCCGCACTGCTGAGACTGGACACAGCCAGTACCGTGGCAGAGTGTATTGCCCTGCGTTTGATACACTCACCAAACAGCAGTGGttggaggaaatgaggaagaaatTCTCAAAATAA